From a single Apostichopus japonicus isolate 1M-3 chromosome 12, ASM3797524v1, whole genome shotgun sequence genomic region:
- the LOC139976839 gene encoding uncharacterized protein, translating to MEITTIILSLEVSMILSLGHGLHCNEKEYATFGQDVVIDCQLGFVSDVYWYSEKTSFDSPLVKIENKQKVILESGEGNYDISETGALLIKDVVKERCGLYKLLSFDKDGIYEEAFVLLELLNKPHQECLVVSLCDSCYCSSDAKTSHNVSCSVLGARPQVNVSIITGNEDLYNVTVRHNTDTDTFDTIAYMEISIDTCGSKLSVRCTVVGSNIFGIKDSSIDLNSAPCIQSPDTLTDATTTDEEEFVLDGFRLVIDVVFVVTAVVICMVVIVCVTKCKKEKTNCKTL from the exons ATGGAAATAACAACGATTATTTTGTCTCTAGAGGTATCGATGATACTAAGTTTAG gTCATGGCCTCCATTGCAATGAGAAGGAGTATGCCACATTCGGCCAAGATGTCGTTATTGATTGTCAGCTAGGATTTGTCAGTGATGTATACTGGTACAGTGAGAAAACCTCGTTTGACAGTCCCCTTGTGAAAATCGAGAACAAGCAGAAAGTAATCCTAGAATCTGGGGAAGGAAACTATGACATTTCGGAGACAGGAGCTTTGTTGATCAAAGACGTAGTGAAAGAGCGTTGTGGTTTATACAAGCTCTTAAGTTTTGACAAAGATGGAATTTACGAAGAAGCTTTTGTTCTCTTAGAACTTTTAA ATAAGCCTCATCAAGAATGTCTGGTGGTGTCCCTTTGTGATTCCTGCTACTGTAGTTCTGACGCAAAGACCAGCCACAATGTATCTTGCAGTGTCCTTGGTGCTCGTCCTCAGGTAAACGTCAGCATAATCACTGGGAACGAAGACCTCTACAATGTTACCGTCAGGCATAATACAGATACGGATACGTTTGATACTATTGCTTACATGGAAATTTCGATCGATACGTGTGGTTCAAAACTGTCAGTGAGATGCACTGTCGTTGGAAGTAACATATTCGGCATCAAGGACAGCTCTATAGATCTAAATTCAG CACCATGCATTCAGTCCCCCGACACACTCACTGACGCCACAACGACGGATGAAGAAGAATTTGTTCTAGATGGTTTTAGATTGGTAATTGATGTAGTCTTCGTCGTGACAGCGGTAGTGATATGTATGGTCGTTATCGTTTGTGTTACTAAATGTAAAAAAG AGAAAACCAACTGTAAGACACTCTGA